The following is a genomic window from Amycolatopsis australiensis.
CCGCCTTCGCGACGCCCGAAGCGGCGCTCGCGACGCTGACCGGCGGCCCCGCCGCGCTCCACACCGGCGAGGCCTGGCTCCGCGACGACGGCACGCCGACCGGGCCCGCCGTCCGGCGCTGCGAGCTGCTGCGCGAGCTGGCCGACGACCGGACGCTCGTCTCCGCCCCGGCCGCGGCCGCCCTCGACGGCGTCACCCTGCACGACCTCGGCGTCCACCGGCTGGCCGACCTCACCGCGCCGGAGCGGATCTTCCAGCTCGGCGGGACTCCGGCGCCGCTGCGCTCGCTCGGCGCCGTGCCGCACAACCTCCCGGTGCAGCTCACCGGGTTCGTCGGCCGCGAAACCGAGGCCCGCGAAGCCGGCGCCCGGCTCGCGGGCGGACGGCTCGTCACGCTCGCCGGGCCGGGCGGCAGCGGCAAGACGCGGCTGGCCGCGCAGGTCGCGGCCGCGGCGGCGGCACGGTGGCCCGACGGGGTGTGGTGGGCGGAGCTGGACGCCGTCACCGGGCGCGCCGAGGTCGCCGAGCTGGTCGCCGCGACGCTCGGCGTGCCGGTGGAGCCGCGAGCCGGCGCCGCCCGCTCGGTCGCGAACCGGCTGCGCGACCGGCGCGTGCTGCTCTGCCTCGACAACTGCGAACAGGTCCTCGACGGCGTCGCCGACCTCGTCGTCGAACTGCTCCGCTCCTGCCCCGAGGTCGCGGTGCTGGCGACCAGCCGCGAACCCGTCGGCGTGCCGGGCGAGACGGTGTGGCGGGTGCCGCCGCTGGCCGTCGAGGACGCCGTCGCGCTGTTCGTCGAACGGGCGGCCGCGGTGCGGCCACTGTTCACTTTGGACGGTTCCAGCGCGGCCGCCGTCCGGTCGGTCTGCACCCGGCTCGACGGCATCCCGCTGGCCGTCGAGCTGGCCGCGGCGTGGCTGGGCACCCTGACGCCGCACCAGGTCGACGCCGGCCTCGACGACCGGTTCGCCCTGCTCACCCGCGGCCCGCGCGGGGTGCCGGAACGGCAGCAGACCCTCGAAGCCTCGATCGCCTGGAGCCACGACCAGCTCACCGCCCAAGACCGGGCGGTGTTCCGCCGGCTCGCCGTCTTCGCGGGCGGGTTCACGCTCGACGCGGCCGGTGGCCCGGCCGTGCTGCCGTCGCTGGGCCGGCTGGTCGACAAGTCCCTCGTCGTCGCCGAAGACGGGCGCTACCGGCTGCTGGAGACGCTGCGCGAGTACGCGGCGGCCCGGCTGGCCGAGGCGGGGGAGACCGAGGCCGCGCGCGACCGCCACCTCGACCACTTCCTCGCGTTCGCCGAAGCCGCCGAGCCCGGCCTCGACCGAGACAAGGACGCCTGGCGGGCGCGGATGGAGCCGGAGCGGGACAACTTCCGCGCGGCGCTGGAGTGGGGGCTGGCCCAGGACGATCCCACGCGGGGCCGCCGGCTCGCCGCCGCCGTCGCGTGGCTGTGGAACCTGCGGGGCCGCGGCCACGAGGGCCTGGCGTTCCTGAAGCGGGCCGTCGCGCGGTGCCCGGACGAGCGGTCGGTGCTGCAGGCCCGGCTGCTCACCGGCATGGGACTGGTCGCGGACACGACCGCGCCGTTCGACGTCGAAGCCGCGCGGCAGGGCCTGGACCTGGCCACCGAACTCGGCGAGACGCGGCTACGCGCGCGCTGTCTGTCGCTGACCGCGCTCGGCCACCTGTACACGGACTTCGACGCGGCTTGGGACATCGCGCTCGAAGCCGGGAAAGCCGCGGAGTCCGACAGCTTCGCCCGCGACAGCGCGTTGCTGCTGCGCGGGATCAGCCTCCACGCGCGAGACCGGCACGGCGAAGCCGATCCGTTGCTCGCCGAAGCGGCCGAAGGCCTCCTGGCCCGGGGTGACCGGGGCCTGGCGTCGACTGTCCTCAGTGTCCAGTCGGCGAGCGCGCTGGCCGCGGCGGACCTGCCGCGGGCACGCGAACTCGCCGAGCGGGCGGTCGAGGTCGCCGCGCCGCTCGGCGACTTCCACCGGGTCAACACGACGCTGTGCCGGCTGGCGATGGTGCACTGCCTGGCCGGCGACGTCGACGCGGGGTTCCGGGTGATGGACCCGTTCCGGAAACTGGTTTCGGCCGCCGGGGACGTCTTCGTGCCGGGCATGGCGGGCGTGCTGGGCGAGCTGTACTGGCGCCGCGGCGAGCTTACGGAGGCCGAGCGCTGGTTCGCGCGCGAAGCCGTGCCCGGGACGTACATGGCGGCGCAGGGGCTCGCCCAGCGCGGTGCCGTGCTGCGCGCGCTCGGCCGGCGTGCGGAGGCCGCGGAGGTCGTCGCCACCGCCGTCGACCTGACCCGCCGCTGGGGCCTGCCCTCGGCGCTGGCCGACGCACTCGATCAGCAGGGGTACCTGGCCGCGCCGGAGGAGGCCGCCGAGCTGCACCACGAGGCGTTGACGCTCCGCCTCGACCACGGCCTGCGCCTGGGCGTCCTGGCCGGCCTGGACGCGCTGACCGCGGTCCTCGCCCGCACCGGCCGTGAGGCCGACGCCGCCCGGGTGCTCGTCTCGGCGTCCCGGGCCCGCGCCGAGCTGGGCTTCCCCCGCCGCCCGGGCGATCAGGCCGAGCTGGACGCGCTCGGCCTGACGACGGACGAGGAGCCGATGAGCCTCGACGACGTCGTCGCGTTCGTCCGCCGGACGCGAGGCGCGCGCGGCCGCCCGTCGAGCGGCTGGGGGAGCCTGACCCCGACCGAGCTGGCGGTCGTGAAGCTGGCGGCCGGGGGCTGCACGAACCCGGAGATCGGCGCGCGGCTGTTCATGAGCCGCGGCACGGTGAAGACGCACCTGGCGCACGTCTACGCGAAGCTGGGCATCGCGAACCGCACGGAGCTGGCCACGATCGCGGCCGCCCACCGCGGCTGACGTCAGTCCCAGTCGATGCCGAACACGCCCGGGCCGAAGTCCAGCGCCACCGCGTGCACGCCGTCGCCGCCGTCGAGCTTCAAGGGGCGGCGGGTGCGGGCGCCGGTCGCGCCGTCGGCGTACTGCCAGCAGCGGTCCGGTGCCGTTCCCGGGTCGAACCGGACCTCCAGCAGGTACTCGCGCACCGGGCGGCGGAACTCGCGGTAGTAGGTGTTGCGGCACTCCGGGTACGGCGGCCCGCCGTTGGTCAGCGTGTACTCGATCAGGTGCGTCTCGCCGCGGTCGATCGGCCGGTCGAAGACCAGCTCCGCGACGATCAGCCCGTGTGCCTCGTCGACCTCCGCGCGCCCGACCCGGCAGTTGCGCACCGCGTGCAGCTCCGGCGGGCCGGCCGCCGGGTCGTCCTGGGTGTAGACGAGCAGCCACCGGTCCTGGCCGTCCGCGCCGGCCTGGAACACCGCGCGGGCGGTCACCGCGCGCTGGCCGCCGTCGCCGGCGATCTCGCACAGGTCGTGCAGCCCGACGAGCTTGAGCGGGTGCTGCCGGTCGAGCGCATCCGGCGCGCCGACCTTGTCCAGCAGCGGCTGGAGCGTTTCGCGCGGGAACGTCATGGGTTCGCCGGCCTGGCGTTTGCCCGCGCCGCCGCGGGGCCGGGGCGGCGGCAGCAGCCCGAGCAGCGACCCGGCGGGGACGTCGAGGATTTCTTCGAGCGTGCGCACGGCCGACAGCGAGCTCTGCCGCTCCGGCTGGCGCTTGCCCGACTGCCAGTAGCTCAGCGCGGTGACACTGACGACGACGCCGCGCGCCCGCAGCCGCGCCTGGATCCGGTCGAGCGAGAGCCCGCTGGTGGCGATCGCCGCGCGCAGCTGCGTGGCGAACGCGGTGCGCTCACCCTGCCGGCCGCCCGCCGTGCTGCCCGCCATCGCCGATCCGACCGTCCCGTATCGTCCCCCGCCGATCTCCGACACGGTGCACGGTAGCAGGATCCGCCCGCCCGCCACGCGGGCTCGCCTGCCGGCCGCGGCGACAGCGTCCGCTCGGGCGAACGGGCTAGTACTGGCAACTGTGAACCATTGCCCCGGCCTGGGCGGACGCGCTTGTATGACTTGCCTGCGCCGGTGGCCCCGCCTCCCCTCACGGCCCATCCGGGCGCCGGCGAACGGCCGTGAAAGCGGTTCCGGCTCCGGCTCACCCGGCCGCGTCGTGCGACCGGCCGCGGTGGCCGCGCGATGACCGGTGGCCCGGCGACGCCCCCAGCGCCGGGCCACCGGTCTTGCCGCCGCCGTCCACCCGCCACCAGGAGCTTCGCTCCGCGGTTACTCTCCAGTAGCATGCCGGCATGACGCTCCGGAAGAACATCCTGATCACCGGCGCGAGCAGCGGGCTCGGCGAAGGCATGGCCCGCCGGTTCGCCGCGGAGGGCCGCAACCTGGCGTTGTGCGCCCGCCGCACCGAACGCCTCGAGAACCTCGCGAAGGAGCTGGAAGCCGCGCACCCGGGGATCAAGGTCGTCACGCGCACGCTCGACGTCACCGACCACGACCGCGTGTTCGCCGTCTTCGCCGAATTCCGCGCCGAGCTGGGGTCCCTCGACCGGGTGATCGTGAACGCCGGGCTCGGCAAGGGGCAGCCGGTCGGCAAGGGCCGCTTCGACGCCAACCGCCAGACGCTGGAGGTCAACTTCGTCGCCGCGGCCGCCCAGATCGAGGCGGCCGCCGGGATCTTCCGCGAGCAGGGCGCCGGGCACCTGGTGGTGATCTCGTCGTTCAGCGCGATCCGCGGGCTGCCGGGCAACCTGACCGCGTACGCCGCGTCGAAGGCCGGGATCTCGGCGTTCGCCGACGGCACCCGGCACGAGCTGCGCCGCAAGGGCATCAAGGTCACCGACGTCCGGCCCGGCTACATCGAGTCGGAGATGAACGACCGGATCGGCCGCAACCCGTTGCTGGCCAAGGCCGACAGCGGCGCCCGCGCCCTGGTCAAGGCGATCGAGTCCGAGCCCGCTCGCGCGTACGTCCCGGCGTGGCCGTGGGTGCCGCTGAGCCTCGTGATGCGGGCGGTGCCGGGTTCGCTGCTGCGGAAGTTCGCGTGAACGCCGCGGGCGAGGTCTGCGCGGAGGACGCCTTCGACGTCGCCGCGGTGCACGAGTGGCTGCGCACGAAGGTCGACGGCCTCGGCGCCGAGCCGCCGCGCGTCCGGCAGTATCCCGGCGGCGCGTCGAACCTCACCTACCTGCTGACCTACCCGGACCGCGAGCTGATCCTGCGCCGCCCGCCCGCCGGGCGCAAAGCCGCCTCGGCGCACGACATGCGGCGCGAGTACCGCGTGCAGCACGCGCTCAAGCCGGTGTTCCCGTACGTCCCGGAGATGATCGCGTTCGGTGACGACCCGGCCGTGCTCGGCGGCGACTTCTACGTCATGGCGAAGCTGGACGGCCTGATCCTGCGCGGCGACCTGCCCGCCGGTCTCGAGCTGAGCCCGGAGCGGGCGCGCGAGCTGTCCGGCAAGGTGGTCGACCGGCTGGTGGACCTGCACGCCGTCGACGTCGAAGCCGCGGGACTGGCGGACCTCGGCAAGGGCGCGGGCTACGTCTCGCGGCAGATCCGCGGCTGGTCGGACCGGTACGTCGCGGCGCGCACGGACAACGTCGGCGACTTCGCCGAGGTCCGCGCGTGGCTGGCGGACAACCAGCCGGCCGAGGTCAGGATCTGCCTGATCCACAACGACTACCGCCTCGACAACCTCGTCCTGGACGGCCCGTCGACGCTGAACATCACCGGCGTGCTCGACTGGGAGATGGCCACGCTCGGCGACCCGCTGATGGAGCTGGGCAGCACACTGGCCTACTGGGTCCAGGCCGACGACGACGAGGTCATGCGGGCCGGCCGCCGCCAGCCGACGCACTTGCCGGGCATGCTCACGCGCGAAGAGTTCGTCGCGCGCTACGCCGGGAAGACCGGGCTCGCGGTCGGGGACTGGCGGTTCTACGAGGTCTACGGCCTGTTCCGGCTCGCCGCGGTGCTGCAGCAGCTGTACCGGCGCTACCACGACGGTGCCACGCGCAACCCGGCGTTCAAGGACTTCTGGCAGTTCGTCGGTTACCTCGACTGGCGCTGCCGCGAGATCATCGCGAAGGGACGTGGCTGAGTGGGCGCGATCTACCTGGTCCGGCACGGGCAGGCGTCCTTCGGCGCGTCCGACTACGACGCGCTGTCGCCGCGTGGCTTCGAGCAGTCCACTGTGGTCGGTGCGGAACTGCTGCGGCGCAACGTCTCCTTCAGCCGGATCCGGTCGGGGACGCTGGCGCGGCAGCGGGACACCGCGGCCACGGCGCTGAAGGTCCTCGGCACCGACGTGCCGGTGGTCGAGGACCCGCGCTGGAACGAGTACGACCACGTCGACATCGCCCGGCACCACGCCGGCGGCGCGCCGCAGGAGGACTCCCGCGCCTACCAAGGCGTCCTGGACGCCGCCCTCACGGCGTGGACGGCGGCCGGCGCGGACGGGCCGTGCGCCGAGACGTGGCCCGCCTTCCTCGCGCGCTGCCGCGGTGCCCTCGAAGACCTGGTGACGTCGCTGGGCAAGGGCGAGCACGCGCTGGTGTTCACCTCCGGCGGCGTGATCGCGACGCTCTGCGGCCTGCTGCTGGGGACGCCCGAAACCGGGCTGCTCAAGCTCAACCGCGTCACGGTCAACGGCGGGATCACGAAGCTGGTGTCCGGGCGCGGCGGAGTCACGCTCTTGTCGTTCAACGAGCATCCGCACTTCGAAGCGGACGCCGCCCAGCTGCTCACCTACCGGTAGGAGACACCCGATGCGGTTCGGCGAAGTCACGCTCTTCCCGGTGAACGGGCACGGCCCCGAAGACGTCGTGGTCGACGGCGAAGGCCGGATCTACACCGGCGTCGACGACGGGCGGATCCTGCGGCTGTCGCCCGACGGCAAACGCATCGACGTCATCGCCGACACCGGCGGCCGCCCGCTCGGGCTGGAGCTGTACGGCGAAGACGAGCTGCTGGTCTGCGACGCCCGCGCGGGCCTGCTGGTGGTCCCGCTTCCGGGTGGCGCGGTGACGACCCTGGCCACGTCCGCGCTGGGGCTGGACTTCGTGTTCTGCAACAACGCGGCGGTGGCGGCGGACGGCACGGTGTACTTCACGGACTCCTCACGCCGGTTCGGCATCGACCGGTGGCGTGCCGACCTGATCGAGCAGACCGCGGGCGGCCGGCTCCTGCGCCGCACCCCGGACGGGAAGATCGACCTGCTGCTCGACGGCCTCCAGTTCGCGAACGGCGTCGCGCTGGCCCCGGACGAGTCGTTCGTCGCGGTGGCCGAGACGGGCGCGTTCCGGGTGTCCCGGGTCTGGCTGGACGACGGCCGCACGGACGTGCTCGCCGACGGGCTGTGGGGCTTCCCGGACAACATCTCGACGGGCTCGGACGGGCTGATCTGGATCACGCAGGCGTCCCCGCGGGTGCCGGCACTGGACGTGGCCCGCCGGCTGCCGCCGTTCCTGCGGGCGGGGATCCGGGCGCTTCCGGCGTCGCTGCAGCCGCGGCCGGGCCGCGAAGTGGGCGTGCTGGGCGTGACGGCCGACGGTGCGGTGGCGCGGGAACTGCGCGGCGAGATCCCGGGTTTCCACATGCTGGTGGGCGTCCGCGAATGGCGGGGCAGGCTGTATTTCGGCTCGCTGGAGGAGTCGGCGATCGCGGTGACGGCTAGCATCGGGTGATGCTGACCAACCTGCGCTTCGAAGCCCGCCTCCCGACGCAGGACCTGGCCCGCGCCCGCCGCTGGTACCGCGAGAAGCTGGGCCTCGAGCCGGCGGAGGAGCGCGAAGGCGGCCTGCGGTACGAGGGTGTTTCGGGCGTGTTCTGCCTGTATGCGTCGTCGGGCGCGTCCGACGGGTCGTTCACGCAGGTGGCGTTCTACGTCGACGACCTCGACGAGACGGTCGCGGCGCTGCGGGACCGTGGCGTGGTGTTCGAGGATTACGGGGACGGCGCAATCGTGGAGATCCGCGGCAACTACCCGAGCAAGGGCACGGGCGAGCGCGCGGCCTGGTTCCGCGACAGCGAAGGCAACCTCATCGGCCTCGGTGAGATCGTGCCCTAGCGGCCCGTCCAGCGGGGTTCCCGCCCGGCCGTCCACGCCGCGTAGAACTCCTTGTGGTCCTTGGCCGTCATCAGCAGCGCCTGCGTGATCGCCTCCAGCTCGATCGCGCTGCCCAGGTCCATGTCCAGCTCCCGGGTCAGCAGCACCTTCGTCGTCGCGTACGCCAGTGCCGGGCCGTCCGCCAGGCGGCGCGCCAACGCCGACGCCGTCGAGGCCAGCTCGTCGTCCGGGACCACCTGGGAAGCCAGCCCGATCTCCGCCGCGCGCGCCGCCGGGATCTTGTCGCCCAGGATCAGCAGCTCCGTCGCGCGGCCCAGGCCGACCAGGCGGGGCAGCAGGTACGCCGAGCCCATGTCCGCGCCGGCCAGGCCGACCTTCGTGAACAGGAACGCGAACTTCGCCGACTCGGCCAGCAGGCGGAAGTCGCTGGCCAGCGCGATCACCGAGCCCGCGCCCGCCGCGACGCCGTTGACCGCCGCGATCACCGGCAGCGGGCACTCGCGCAGCGCCTTCACCACCGCGCCCGTCATGCGCGTGAACTCCAGCAGCTGCGCCGTCTCGAACTTCTGCAGCTCGCCGATGATCTCCTCGACGTCGCCGCCGGAGCAGAAGCCGCGGCCCCGCCCGGTGATCACCAGCACCCGCACGTCCTCGTGCTGCGGCAGCTCGGTGACCAGGTCGCGCAGGTCGGCGTAGACGTCGAAGGTCAGCGCGTTCAGCTTGTCCGGGCGGGTGAACGTCACGGTCGCCACCCCGCCGGACACCGTGAACTCGAAGTGCTCCCACTCCTTCGTCAGGGGCGCGGTCGCGCGGAACGGGCTCATTTCTGGATTCCTCCGCCGTCGAGTACGAGGGTCTGGCCGTTGATCGCGGCGGCTTCCGGCGCCGCCAGGAAGGCGACGGCGAACGCCACCTCCTCCGGTTCGAGCAGCCTGCCGAGCGGGGACGCCGCCGCCAGCGCCGCCTCCGCTTCGGCGGGATCGCGGCCCGTGCGTTCGCGGATCCGCGCCACCGACGCCGCCGTCATGCCGGTGCGCACGAACGCCGGGCACACCGCGTTCGCCGTGACGCCGGTGCCCGCCAGTTCCGCCGCGACCGCGCGCATCAGCCCGACCGCGGCGTGCTTCGACGCCGTGTACCCGGCCGTGTAGCGGTAGCCGGCGTGGGACGCCGTCGACGCGACCGTGACGATCCGGCCGCGGTCGCGCTCACGCATCCCCGGCAGCACCGCCCGGGTGCACAGGAACGCGCCGGTCGCGTTCACCTCGAACTGCCCGCGCCAGTCGTCGAGCGACGTCTTGGCCGCCGGCGCGCTCGAGGAGATCCCGGCGTTGTTCACCAGCACGTCCACCGGCCCCGCCGACGCGAAGTAATCCGTCACGGCCCGCTCGTCGGTGACGTCGCATTCGGCGCGGCCGGGCGCGCGCACCTCGTCGCCCGCGGCGCGGAACCGGGCGGCGATCGCCGCGCCGATGCCGCGCGTGCCGCCCGTGACGACGACCAGGCGGCTCACGAGCGGGCCGCCAGCGCGCGCCGGTCGAGCTTTCCGTTGGCGGTACGGGGAAGTTCCGTCATGAACACGACCTCGCGGGGGTACTTGTGCTTGGCCAGGTGGGCTTTCGCGTGGTCTTTCAGCTCGTCCGCCGCCACCTCGGCATCACCGCGCAGGACGACGTACGCGCGCGGCACGACCAGGCCGCCGGTCTCGTGCCCGACCACGGCGCAGTCCAGCACCGCCGGGTGGCCGAGCAGGCAGTCCTCGATCTCGCCGGGCGCGACGAACACCCCGCCGACCTTGAGCAGCGCGTCGGCGCGGCCGTGGTGGCGGAAGAACCCGCCGGCGTCCCGGCTGAACAGGTCGCCGGAGGTGAGCGTGTCGCCGTCGAACGTCTTCGCGGACTTCTCCGGGTCGCCGTGGTATTCCAGCGCGATCGTCGGACCGGTCACCCGCAGCGGCCCGATCTCCCCGTCCGGCAACGGGTTTCCCAGCTCGTCGACGACCTGGGCGGTGTACCCGGGCACGGGCGTGCCGAGCGTGCCGATCTTCGCCTCGCCCGGCCGGTTCGACAGGTAGATGTGGTACGCCTCCGACGAGCCGATCCCGTCCACGACCGGCACCCCGAACGTCGCGTCCCACTTCCGGTGCAGCTGCGAGGGCAGTGCTTCGCCCGCCGACGTCGTCATCCGCAGGCAGCCGAGGTCCTGCCCGGCCGCGGCCGGGTGCGCGACCATCGCGCTCATCATGGTCGGCACGTTGACCAGGACGGTCGGGCGGTACTTCGCGATCAGCGCGAAGATCAGGTCGGCCGTGCTGCGTTCGGCGAAGGCGATCCCGGCCGCGCCGACCCCGAACGGGAACAGCGCCACCAGGTCGCGCGCGTACCCGAAGAACAGCTTCGGCACGGCCAGGATCCGGTCGCCCTCCCGCAGCCCGAGCACCTGGACCGCGTACCGCTCGAAGCTTTCGAGCGGGCTGCGCAGCGGGTGCACGCACGCCTTGGGCGCGCCGGTGCTGCCGGTGGTGAACTTCCAGATGCCGATGTCGTCCACTGTGGTCGGTGCGGCTTCGAGGACGTCCGGTGCCGCGTCGACGAGTGTCCGGAATGGACGCTCGCCGGGTCGCAGCTCGTGCTCCGGTACGCCGGTGACCAGCAGGTTCCGCGCACCCGCCGCGCGCAGGGCGGGCAGCGTGACGGCGTCCGCGATCACCGCGACGGCTTCGGTGTAGCCGAGGTAGTACGCGTAGTCCTTGGGCTGCAGGAACGGGTAGACCTCGGCGGTGACCGCGCCGATCTTCTGCGCGCCGTACCAGGTGGCGACGAACTCGTCGCCGTCGCTCAACGCCAGCAGCACCCGCTGTCCTCTTCGGACACCGGCGTCACGCAGCACGTTGCCGACGCGGTTGGCCAGCCGGGCCAGCTCGGCGTAGCTGACCGCGCGGTCGCCGACCAGCAGGGCGGTCCGCTCGCCGCGGCCCTCGGTGACGTGCCGGTCGAGGAAGTGGGTGGCGAGGTTGAACGGCTCACTCACCGGCCAGCTCCCGGATCGCTTCCACCAGCAGGTCGGTCAACGTCGAGAACGTCTCGGTGCCCTCTTCCGCGGTCGCCTCGGCCGGCTTGCCGCAGTACGCCTCGGTCATGCCCATGGCCTGGAAGCCGCCGTCTCCGGGAGCGGCGGCCAGGCTGACCGGCACGTGCGGCAACGTCCGCATCAGCGCCTGGTCGACCAGCTCCGGCCGGTCGGCCAGCACCAGTGACGTCTCGTACCGGCCCGCGTGGCACTCGCCGGACCGGAACTCCTCGGTCAGCCGCCGCGCGTGCCGCCGCCGGACCAGGTCGAGCAGGGCGACGCGCCCGTCGTAGGCGAAGTTCAGCGTCTCCGCCGCACGCCGGAGCGTGACCAGGTGCGCGGGCTCGAAGTGGTTGTTGACCAGCAGGATCCGGCGCAGTCGCTGCCCGATCAGCGCGGACCCGACGTCCACCAGCAGCGAGTGCAGCGTCTCCTCGCCGATGTGGACGCCGCCGGCGAACCCGGCCGCGAACCTTGTCACGCCGTAGGGCACCTCGGGCAGGACCAGGACGTGCACGTCCTCGTCGGCCGCCAGCCGCTCGGCCGCGCGCTCGCACATCCCGCGCGAAATCAGCGGGTCGGTGCCCAGCGGCGCGTGCGGGCCGTGCGGCTCGATCGCGCCCAGCGGCAGCAGCAGCACCGGGACGCGGGGGCCGTCCGCGAGCGCGGCGACCTGCGGCGAGCTGAGGTCCGCGAAGTACGTCACGCAAATCAAGCTACACCGCAGCGGCCTGAGGTGTATAGAGTTGCGTTCATGCCCGCCGATGCCTTCGAAGCCGGCCCCCAGGAGCTGGTCGTGACGTTGCTGGGCAGCTACGTGCACCCGCGCGAGACCCGGCGGGTGTGGTCCGGCGGCCTGGTCGCGGTGCTCGCCGAGCTGGGCTTCTCCGACGGCGCGGCCCGGATCGCGCTGACCCGGCTCGTGCGCCGCGGCCTCCTGGAACGCCATCGCGAAGGCCGGACCGTGCACTACTCGCTGACCCGCCGCACCATCGCGCTGCTCGCCGACGGCGACCACCGGATCTTCTCCCTCGGCCGCCGCGAGCGGGCCGCCGGCGAGTGGACGGTGCTGTGGCAGAGCATCCCGGAGAGCCGCCGGCAGGCCAGGGAACGCCTGGTCCGGAGGCTGCGGTTCCTCGGGTTCGGGCCCTACTCCGACGGCACCTGGATCGCCCCGCACGACCGCGAGGCCGAGGTCGTCGCCCTGCTCGGCGAGCTGGCCGTCACCGAGCACGCCGGGTTGCTGCTCGGCAGGCCGTCGGCCGCGCTGGACGTCCGCCGGTTCGCCGGCCGGGCTTGGGACCTCGACGACCTGGCCGCCCGGTACACCGCGTTCGTCGACCAGTTCGGCGGGTACGCGGGGAAGGACCTGTCCGACGCCGAAGCGTTCGACGTCCGGACGCGCCTGGTGCACACGTTCCGGGCGTTCCCGTCGCTCGACCCGGAGCTGCCCGCCGACCTGGTGCCCGCCCCGGACCGCCGGGCGGCGGCGGTCGAGCTGTTCCACGACCTGTACACCGCGCTCGCGGACTCCGCTCAGCGCCATTTCGACGAGGTGACCAAGGGATGACCGAACACAGCCAAGCCACACAGGAAGCCTTGAGCTACACCTCGTACCTCGCGCTGGACGAGGTGCTGAACGCGCAGCGCATGCGGTCCGACGAGCACGACGAGCTGCTGTTCATCGTGATCCACCAGGTGTACGAGCTGTGGTTCAAGCAGATCCTGCACGAATTGACATTCCTGCAGGAAAACCTCGAAGCGGGCAATACCGCCCACTCGATCCGCACGCTGCGCCGGATCCTCACGATCCTCAAGGTCGCCGTCGCGCAGATCGACGTGCTGGAAACCATGACGCCCAGCCAGTTCACCAGTTTCCGCACCCGTTTGGACGCTTCGAGCGGCTTCCAGTCGGCCCAGTTCCGCGAGCTGGAAGCCGTGCTGGGGCGGCGTGACGAGCGCGTGTTCGCGCACTACCCCGAAGGCGGCGAGCAGCGGAAACGCATTGCCGAAGCGATGGCGCGGCCGTCGTTGTTCGACTCTTTTCTCGCGTATCTCAAGGCTTCTGGCTATTCCGTCGAATGTGACCGAGACGTCACTCGACCGGTGGAGCCGTCCCCGGCCCTGCAGGCGATATTGCTGGACGTGTACAGCGACGACGGCGGACCGTCGGTCGTCGCGGAATGTCTGGTCGATCTCGACGAAGGGATGCAGGAGTGGCGCTACCGGCACGTGAAGATGGTCGAACGCACCATCGGCGACAAGACCGGGACGGGAGGATCATCCGGCGCGACCTACCTGCGTACCACGCTTTTCCAGCCGATGTTCCCGGATCTCTGGGCCGTA
Proteins encoded in this region:
- a CDS encoding tryptophan 2,3-dioxygenase, with translation MTEHSQATQEALSYTSYLALDEVLNAQRMRSDEHDELLFIVIHQVYELWFKQILHELTFLQENLEAGNTAHSIRTLRRILTILKVAVAQIDVLETMTPSQFTSFRTRLDASSGFQSAQFRELEAVLGRRDERVFAHYPEGGEQRKRIAEAMARPSLFDSFLAYLKASGYSVECDRDVTRPVEPSPALQAILLDVYSDDGGPSVVAECLVDLDEGMQEWRYRHVKMVERTIGDKTGTGGSSGATYLRTTLFQPMFPDLWAVRSRL
- a CDS encoding creatininase family protein; translated protein: MTYFADLSSPQVAALADGPRVPVLLLPLGAIEPHGPHAPLGTDPLISRGMCERAAERLAADEDVHVLVLPEVPYGVTRFAAGFAGGVHIGEETLHSLLVDVGSALIGQRLRRILLVNNHFEPAHLVTLRRAAETLNFAYDGRVALLDLVRRRHARRLTEEFRSGECHAGRYETSLVLADRPELVDQALMRTLPHVPVSLAAAPGDGGFQAMGMTEAYCGKPAEATAEEGTETFSTLTDLLVEAIRELAGE
- a CDS encoding PaaX family transcriptional regulator; its protein translation is MPADAFEAGPQELVVTLLGSYVHPRETRRVWSGGLVAVLAELGFSDGAARIALTRLVRRGLLERHREGRTVHYSLTRRTIALLADGDHRIFSLGRRERAAGEWTVLWQSIPESRRQARERLVRRLRFLGFGPYSDGTWIAPHDREAEVVALLGELAVTEHAGLLLGRPSAALDVRRFAGRAWDLDDLAARYTAFVDQFGGYAGKDLSDAEAFDVRTRLVHTFRAFPSLDPELPADLVPAPDRRAAAVELFHDLYTALADSAQRHFDEVTKG
- a CDS encoding SDR family NAD(P)-dependent oxidoreductase, producing the protein MSRLVVVTGGTRGIGAAIAARFRAAGDEVRAPGRAECDVTDERAVTDYFASAGPVDVLVNNAGISSSAPAAKTSLDDWRGQFEVNATGAFLCTRAVLPGMRERDRGRIVTVASTASHAGYRYTAGYTASKHAAVGLMRAVAAELAGTGVTANAVCPAFVRTGMTAASVARIRERTGRDPAEAEAALAAASPLGRLLEPEEVAFAVAFLAAPEAAAINGQTLVLDGGGIQK
- a CDS encoding benzoate-CoA ligase family protein, with the protein product MSEPFNLATHFLDRHVTEGRGERTALLVGDRAVSYAELARLANRVGNVLRDAGVRRGQRVLLALSDGDEFVATWYGAQKIGAVTAEVYPFLQPKDYAYYLGYTEAVAVIADAVTLPALRAAGARNLLVTGVPEHELRPGERPFRTLVDAAPDVLEAAPTTVDDIGIWKFTTGSTGAPKACVHPLRSPLESFERYAVQVLGLREGDRILAVPKLFFGYARDLVALFPFGVGAAGIAFAERSTADLIFALIAKYRPTVLVNVPTMMSAMVAHPAAAGQDLGCLRMTTSAGEALPSQLHRKWDATFGVPVVDGIGSSEAYHIYLSNRPGEAKIGTLGTPVPGYTAQVVDELGNPLPDGEIGPLRVTGPTIALEYHGDPEKSAKTFDGDTLTSGDLFSRDAGGFFRHHGRADALLKVGGVFVAPGEIEDCLLGHPAVLDCAVVGHETGGLVVPRAYVVLRGDAEVAADELKDHAKAHLAKHKYPREVVFMTELPRTANGKLDRRALAARS
- a CDS encoding enoyl-CoA hydratase family protein — encoded protein: MSPFRATAPLTKEWEHFEFTVSGGVATVTFTRPDKLNALTFDVYADLRDLVTELPQHEDVRVLVITGRGRGFCSGGDVEEIIGELQKFETAQLLEFTRMTGAVVKALRECPLPVIAAVNGVAAGAGSVIALASDFRLLAESAKFAFLFTKVGLAGADMGSAYLLPRLVGLGRATELLILGDKIPAARAAEIGLASQVVPDDELASTASALARRLADGPALAYATTKVLLTRELDMDLGSAIELEAITQALLMTAKDHKEFYAAWTAGREPRWTGR